One genomic segment of Mycolicibacterium chubuense NBB4 includes these proteins:
- a CDS encoding FUSC family protein encodes MPPAILRDIVAVNRLTGRWPFALRAGVCMAVPVATGWLLGDVAAGLTATIGGFTALYGSGRPYLYRARELALIALALAAAVTLGDWAATIPWVGVLTTSAIAAVAVLICNALMVGPPGAYMFALACAAGVGISVEHESPWRLGLLVLCGGAFSWLVHMSGALVRFRGPERAAVAAAQRAVSRLARDVGTAGENRAIDAAARALHESWVVLVNFQPTRPGRSAGLQRLRATNHRLHAMFADLVSGGSAGGGATPADEVPSQDEMPLGRPSSARLVSSALSASHPRRVAGQTAVAALCAGAIATTLGIERGYWAIAAAVLVLHNGFDRRRTVVRGLQRLVGTWAGLALAGVILAVHPQGLWLAPLLLVMQFLIEMLVVRN; translated from the coding sequence GTGCCACCCGCCATCCTGCGCGACATCGTCGCGGTCAATCGGCTCACCGGACGGTGGCCGTTCGCGCTGCGCGCCGGCGTCTGCATGGCGGTGCCGGTCGCCACGGGCTGGCTCCTCGGTGACGTCGCAGCGGGTCTGACCGCCACGATCGGTGGCTTCACCGCCCTGTACGGCAGCGGCAGGCCGTACCTGTACCGGGCGCGCGAATTGGCCCTCATCGCGCTCGCCTTGGCGGCGGCGGTCACCCTCGGCGACTGGGCCGCCACCATCCCCTGGGTCGGCGTGCTGACCACGTCTGCCATCGCCGCCGTGGCGGTGTTGATCTGCAACGCACTGATGGTCGGCCCGCCCGGGGCCTACATGTTCGCGCTGGCCTGCGCGGCTGGGGTCGGCATCTCCGTCGAGCACGAAAGTCCCTGGCGCCTGGGTCTTCTCGTGCTGTGTGGCGGCGCCTTCTCATGGCTGGTGCACATGTCGGGCGCGCTGGTGCGGTTCCGCGGTCCCGAACGCGCGGCGGTCGCTGCGGCGCAACGGGCCGTGTCGCGCCTGGCACGCGACGTCGGCACGGCCGGCGAGAACCGGGCGATCGACGCCGCCGCGCGGGCGCTGCACGAATCCTGGGTCGTGCTGGTCAACTTCCAACCCACGCGTCCGGGCAGAAGTGCGGGGCTGCAGCGGCTGCGCGCCACGAATCATCGACTGCACGCCATGTTCGCCGATCTCGTGAGCGGCGGCAGCGCCGGCGGCGGCGCCACCCCAGCGGACGAGGTGCCCAGCCAGGACGAGATGCCCCTGGGCAGACCGAGCAGTGCACGTCTCGTGTCGTCGGCCCTGAGCGCTTCTCATCCCCGTCGAGTGGCAGGTCAAACCGCGGTGGCGGCGCTGTGCGCCGGGGCGATCGCCACCACTCTCGGAATCGAACGCGGATACTGGGCGATCGCCGCGGCGGTGCTGGTGCTGCACAACGGATTCGACCGCCGACGCACGGTGGTGCGCGGGCTGCAGCGGCTGGTCGGCACCTGGGCCGGTCTCGCGCTCGCCGGCGTCATACTCGCCGTGCATCCGCAGGGTCTCTGGCTGGCGCCGCTGTTGCTGGTCATGCAGTTCCTGATCGAGATGCTGGTGGTCCGCAACTAA
- the modA gene encoding molybdate ABC transporter substrate-binding protein, giving the protein MRRAVGVATLTCAMALVGACSSPQTATAPRTGASPAATGDLTVFAAASLKSTFTELGRRFERDHPGAKVAFDFAGSSDLAAQITQGAPADVFASADTTNMAKVVDAGDVTGEPVPFATNTLTIVTPPGNPRGVRTFADLAKPGVQVVVCAPQVPCGSATEKVEKATGVTLSPVSEESSVTDVLGKITSGQADAGLVYVTDAQGAGKKVTTVPFPEAGGAVNTYPIAVLQKAANPAAAREFVELVTGPQGREALAAAGFAAP; this is encoded by the coding sequence GTGAGGCGGGCCGTCGGCGTCGCGACACTGACCTGCGCCATGGCACTGGTCGGGGCGTGCTCGTCGCCGCAGACCGCCACCGCGCCGAGGACGGGCGCGTCCCCTGCGGCGACCGGCGACCTCACGGTGTTCGCCGCAGCGTCGCTGAAGTCGACGTTCACCGAACTCGGCCGGCGTTTCGAAAGGGACCATCCCGGCGCGAAGGTCGCGTTCGACTTCGCGGGGTCGTCCGACCTCGCCGCACAGATCACCCAGGGCGCACCCGCCGATGTGTTCGCTTCCGCCGACACGACCAACATGGCCAAGGTCGTCGACGCCGGCGACGTCACCGGCGAGCCCGTCCCCTTCGCCACGAACACCCTGACGATCGTCACCCCGCCCGGAAACCCCAGGGGCGTCAGGACTTTCGCCGACTTGGCGAAGCCCGGCGTACAGGTGGTGGTCTGCGCACCGCAGGTGCCCTGCGGATCGGCGACCGAGAAGGTCGAGAAAGCCACCGGCGTCACGTTGTCGCCGGTGAGCGAGGAGTCGTCCGTCACCGACGTGCTCGGCAAGATCACCTCCGGGCAGGCCGACGCCGGCCTCGTCTATGTCACCGACGCCCAGGGCGCGGGGAAGAAAGTCACGACGGTTCCCTTCCCCGAGGCCGGCGGCGCCGTCAACACCTACCCGATCGCGGTGCTCCAGAAGGCGGCGAACCCGGCTGCGGCACGGGAGTTCGTCGAGCTCGTCACCGGTCCGCAGGGCCGGGAGGCTCTGGCGGCCGCGGGCTTCGCCGCACCGTGA
- a CDS encoding sensor histidine kinase, translating into MGVRLLSLAQRRAGPFRHPAFFYDSEQRYVDCLVPFVTDALDDGHAVLVAVPGPNLATLKHALGAAAPEVTMVDMTHTGRNPGGILAGVLNRFADRHAARGVRMIGEPIWDGRSELEYPACVQHEALTNQAFTGRDITMVCPYDQCRLAENCLADACLTHPQLWRCGDPETSSADYAPDDAWHRYNQPLTKGVTAVDFTVRTLADLKNARAFAAAYGKWFGCADDQQSDLALLVSELASESLMYSTGPCSLAFWYHDGYLVCEARDNGRFDDPLSWLRLDAIARTRGIGLMVANAIADLVRCHTAVEGTTVHAYLRCGGFVDA; encoded by the coding sequence GTGGGAGTCAGGTTGCTATCGCTAGCGCAGCGGCGGGCGGGTCCGTTCCGTCACCCCGCGTTCTTCTACGACTCCGAGCAGAGGTACGTGGACTGTCTGGTGCCGTTCGTCACCGACGCGCTCGACGACGGGCACGCGGTGCTCGTCGCGGTTCCCGGTCCCAATCTCGCCACGTTGAAGCACGCGCTCGGCGCTGCGGCGCCAGAGGTCACGATGGTCGACATGACCCACACCGGACGCAATCCGGGCGGAATCCTCGCCGGTGTGCTGAACCGCTTCGCCGACCGGCACGCAGCGCGGGGGGTGCGGATGATCGGCGAGCCGATCTGGGACGGTCGCTCGGAACTGGAGTACCCCGCCTGCGTTCAGCATGAGGCGCTGACCAATCAGGCGTTCACCGGGCGCGACATCACCATGGTGTGCCCCTACGACCAGTGCCGCCTGGCCGAGAACTGCCTGGCCGACGCGTGCCTCACCCATCCGCAGCTGTGGCGGTGCGGCGATCCCGAGACGAGCAGCGCCGACTATGCACCCGACGATGCGTGGCATCGCTACAACCAGCCGCTCACCAAGGGAGTGACCGCCGTCGACTTCACGGTCCGCACCCTCGCCGATCTGAAGAACGCGCGCGCATTCGCCGCCGCCTACGGCAAGTGGTTCGGCTGCGCCGACGATCAACAGTCCGACCTCGCGCTTCTGGTCAGCGAGCTCGCCTCCGAATCGTTGATGTACAGCACCGGACCCTGTTCCCTGGCGTTCTGGTACCACGACGGATACCTCGTGTGCGAGGCGCGAGACAACGGCAGGTTCGACGATCCGTTGTCCTGGCTGCGGCTGGACGCCATCGCACGCACTCGCGGAATCGGCTTGATGGTCGCCAACGCGATCGCCGATCTGGTGCGGTGTCACACCGCGGTCGAGGGCACCACAGTTCACGCGTATCTGCGATGCGGGGGGTTCGTCGATGCGTAG
- a CDS encoding sulfate/molybdate ABC transporter ATP-binding protein has product MTGLRVQTRFTQRDVDLDLTLPDGEVLAVLGPNGAGKSTLLHIIAGLLRPDRGRVEIGGSVVTDTSTGTFVPAHARGVAMLTQQALLFPHMSVADNVAYAPRCRGRSRSAARQTARRWLEAVDATHLADRRPRQLSGGQAQRVALARALAAEPRLLLLDEPMAALDVTAAPALRRLLRDLLRDRRRTAIIVTHDLLDALAIADRVAVVESGRVVESGAARTVLTAPRSDFAARIAGVNLVPGIVSAPGVIETPWGATLSGVGEVEPGAAAVGLFRPGAVAVHLDPPHGSPRNVIAVTIAEVDVHGTAVRIRGAEQPDGGSGLAADVTAAAAADLDLEPGKRVYFVVKAQEVSLHPALGR; this is encoded by the coding sequence GTGACCGGCCTGCGGGTTCAGACGCGGTTCACGCAGCGCGACGTCGACCTCGACCTCACGCTGCCCGACGGCGAAGTGCTGGCCGTCCTCGGGCCCAACGGCGCCGGCAAGTCGACGCTGCTGCACATCATCGCCGGGCTGCTGAGGCCCGACCGCGGCCGGGTCGAGATCGGCGGCAGCGTGGTCACCGACACCAGCACGGGAACCTTCGTGCCTGCCCATGCGCGCGGGGTCGCCATGCTGACCCAGCAGGCCCTGCTGTTCCCTCACATGAGCGTCGCCGACAACGTCGCCTATGCACCCCGGTGCAGGGGGCGTTCCCGATCGGCGGCACGTCAGACCGCGCGGCGCTGGCTCGAGGCCGTCGACGCAACGCATCTGGCCGACCGCCGGCCCAGGCAACTCTCAGGAGGACAGGCACAGCGAGTGGCCCTCGCCCGCGCACTGGCCGCCGAGCCCCGACTGCTGCTCCTCGACGAACCGATGGCGGCCCTCGATGTCACCGCGGCACCGGCGCTGCGGCGGCTGCTGCGCGATCTGCTGCGCGACCGGCGCCGCACGGCGATCATCGTCACTCACGATCTGCTCGACGCGCTGGCGATCGCCGACAGGGTCGCCGTCGTGGAGAGCGGGCGCGTCGTGGAGAGCGGCGCAGCGCGCACGGTGCTGACGGCGCCGCGCAGCGACTTCGCTGCTCGGATCGCCGGGGTCAACCTGGTTCCCGGCATCGTGTCCGCACCGGGGGTGATCGAAACCCCTTGGGGTGCAACCCTGTCCGGCGTGGGCGAGGTCGAACCCGGCGCTGCGGCGGTCGGATTGTTCCGTCCCGGCGCTGTGGCCGTGCACCTCGACCCGCCGCACGGCAGCCCACGCAACGTGATCGCGGTGACCATCGCGGAAGTCGACGTGCACGGCACCGCCGTCCGCATACGCGGCGCGGAGCAGCCCGACGGCGGCAGCGGCCTGGCAGCCGACGTCACCGCTGCGGCCGCCGCCGACCTCGACCTCGAGCCCGGCAAGAGGGTGTATTTCGTCGTCAAGGCCCAGGAGGTGAGCCTGCATCCGGCATTGGGCAGGTGA
- a CDS encoding alpha/beta hydrolase yields MNLRHDGERVARVMRSQARWYAHARLDDYLVATCTVSASLPVVGRFVEPVGGLTTLGLWGTRYLPDFLAAARTRLDPAGGARRRHNRELAAGLMTDGLRHIVAPDMLGDPAPAAEPGPPWRHAQRHRRAVYRTSVRYGDAPGQLLDVWRRADLTGAAPVLLFVPGGAWVFGSRVLQGHALMAHLAERGWVCLSMQYRTSPRHRWPRQIMDVKAAVAWARARADEFGGDNGFVAVAGCSAGGHMAALVGLTPGERQWEAEIGPSADTSVDAVVSLYGRYDWQDRSTPERDRFMEFLERVVVKRRQADRPEVFRAASPVTRLHSAAPPFLVIHGDSDVIIPVAEARRFVQRLREVSTQPVGYVELPGAGHGFDLTDSVRTSASVRAIGVFLDHVYRNRPGTAATGAAVAAGV; encoded by the coding sequence ATGAATCTGCGCCACGACGGCGAGCGCGTCGCGCGGGTGATGAGATCACAAGCGCGGTGGTACGCGCATGCCCGTCTCGACGACTACCTGGTGGCCACGTGCACCGTCTCGGCGTCACTGCCGGTCGTCGGGCGGTTCGTCGAGCCGGTCGGGGGTCTCACGACGCTGGGCTTGTGGGGCACCCGTTACCTGCCGGATTTCCTCGCCGCGGCACGGACCAGGCTCGACCCGGCCGGGGGCGCGCGGCGCCGCCACAACCGCGAGCTCGCCGCCGGTTTGATGACCGACGGTCTGCGCCACATCGTGGCGCCCGACATGCTCGGGGATCCGGCGCCGGCAGCCGAGCCCGGCCCGCCGTGGCGGCACGCGCAGCGGCACCGGCGGGCGGTGTACCGAACCTCGGTGCGCTACGGCGATGCGCCCGGGCAGCTCCTGGATGTGTGGCGTCGCGCAGATCTCACCGGTGCCGCGCCGGTGCTGCTCTTCGTCCCCGGTGGCGCCTGGGTCTTCGGCAGCCGTGTCCTGCAGGGGCACGCGTTGATGGCGCATCTGGCCGAGAGGGGCTGGGTGTGCCTGTCGATGCAGTATCGGACCAGCCCTCGTCATCGGTGGCCGCGCCAGATCATGGATGTCAAGGCGGCGGTGGCCTGGGCGCGTGCACGCGCTGACGAGTTCGGCGGGGACAACGGCTTCGTGGCGGTGGCAGGGTGCTCGGCCGGCGGACACATGGCGGCGTTGGTCGGCCTCACGCCTGGTGAGCGGCAGTGGGAGGCCGAAATCGGCCCGTCGGCCGACACGAGTGTGGACGCGGTCGTCTCCCTCTACGGGCGCTACGACTGGCAGGACCGATCGACTCCGGAACGCGACCGGTTCATGGAATTCCTCGAACGCGTGGTGGTCAAGCGGCGCCAGGCGGATCGACCCGAGGTGTTCCGTGCCGCGTCGCCGGTGACACGTCTGCACAGCGCGGCGCCGCCGTTTCTGGTGATCCACGGGGACAGCGACGTCATCATCCCGGTCGCCGAGGCGCGTCGCTTCGTCCAGCGACTGCGGGAGGTCTCCACTCAACCGGTCGGCTATGTCGAATTACCCGGCGCCGGACATGGATTCGATCTCACAGACAGCGTGCGGACGAGTGCGTCCGTGCGCGCGATCGGCGTGTTCCTCGACCACGTCTACCGCAACCGCCCCGGGACGGCCGCGACCGGAGCCGCCGTCGCCGCCGGTGTCTAG
- a CDS encoding MEDS domain-containing protein, with protein MRSHGIVESAAGLLPFGHMGWGYRNRDEFLCRAAEYLVDGLDHGQRVAFVGAGTVDGLRAELAAFPRLRDHAGFDSIVVLAADEYYPFHAGTDIIDSEVAIARYLEATDTAIRDGHSGFRAAVDVTAVARTPQQRDELTVLEYLVDQLMAVRPFSALCAYDVGELGPDAIEVLCLHPYLSPQAAGFQIFADGDPRTDCVLSGELDQSAAQVYSTTLRRILPLMPPGAVQIDARGLQFIAHRQLLQLNDIACEHGRRIVLTTSQHVPRRLIELLQPSHITAAP; from the coding sequence ATGCGTAGCCACGGAATCGTCGAGTCGGCCGCCGGGTTGCTCCCGTTCGGCCACATGGGCTGGGGATATCGCAATCGAGACGAATTCCTCTGCCGTGCAGCGGAATACCTTGTCGATGGACTGGACCACGGGCAGCGGGTCGCCTTCGTCGGCGCCGGCACGGTCGACGGGTTGCGCGCCGAGCTGGCCGCCTTCCCCCGGCTGAGGGACCACGCCGGGTTCGACAGCATCGTGGTGCTCGCGGCCGACGAGTATTACCCGTTCCACGCCGGCACCGACATCATCGACTCCGAGGTCGCGATCGCGCGCTATCTCGAAGCCACCGACACCGCGATCCGTGACGGACACAGCGGGTTCCGCGCGGCCGTCGATGTGACGGCGGTGGCCCGCACGCCGCAGCAGCGCGACGAGCTCACCGTGCTGGAGTACCTCGTCGACCAACTGATGGCGGTCCGGCCGTTCTCCGCGCTGTGCGCGTACGACGTCGGTGAGCTGGGACCCGATGCCATCGAGGTGCTGTGCCTGCACCCGTACCTCAGCCCGCAGGCCGCCGGCTTCCAGATCTTCGCCGACGGCGATCCGCGCACCGATTGCGTGCTCTCCGGCGAACTCGACCAGTCGGCCGCTCAGGTGTACTCGACCACGCTGCGCCGGATACTGCCGCTGATGCCGCCGGGCGCCGTGCAGATAGACGCCCGCGGACTGCAGTTCATCGCACACCGGCAACTGCTGCAGCTCAACGACATCGCGTGCGAGCACGGCCGCCGGATCGTGCTGACGACCTCACAGCACGTCCCGCGCCGGCTCATCGAGCTGCTGCAACCCAGCCACATCACCGCCGCCCCGTAG
- a CDS encoding GAF and ANTAR domain-containing protein: MSRSSALPSGDGLPSFGSPYAPKPRDVRVSDELADLSDLAWSSLDQLGRALRVPDGDLDSTLVAVLDMAIGMVEGCEAAGLNLFEKGRFVPQVVRGAAPPRLDALQQETGEGPCVDASRDQVTVDIDDMTTESRWPEFTRLAIELSVGSMLCLPLWINDRRLGSLSLYGSTPQAFTAPAAHQTAQLLSTHAALALADVQRSEQLRRAVANRDLIGQAKGILMERHRITADAAFEMLVEISQRVNRKVVAIAEMIATTGQVPS, translated from the coding sequence GTGAGCAGATCCTCTGCGCTGCCCTCGGGTGACGGTCTCCCTTCGTTCGGCAGCCCGTACGCGCCGAAGCCGCGCGACGTCCGCGTGAGCGACGAACTGGCCGACCTCAGCGATCTCGCCTGGAGCAGCCTCGATCAATTGGGCCGCGCGCTGCGCGTGCCCGACGGTGACCTCGACAGCACTCTCGTCGCCGTCCTCGACATGGCGATCGGGATGGTCGAGGGCTGCGAAGCCGCCGGTCTGAACCTGTTCGAGAAGGGCAGATTCGTCCCGCAGGTGGTGCGCGGGGCCGCCCCACCCCGCCTGGATGCGCTGCAGCAGGAAACCGGCGAGGGGCCGTGCGTCGACGCCTCCCGCGACCAGGTCACCGTGGACATCGACGACATGACCACCGAGAGCCGGTGGCCGGAGTTCACCCGGTTGGCCATCGAGCTGAGCGTGGGCTCGATGTTGTGTCTGCCGCTGTGGATCAACGACCGGCGGCTGGGTTCGCTGAGCCTCTACGGGTCGACGCCGCAGGCCTTCACCGCGCCCGCAGCGCATCAGACGGCGCAGCTGCTCAGTACCCACGCCGCGCTCGCCCTGGCCGACGTTCAGCGCAGCGAACAGTTGCGTCGTGCCGTCGCCAACCGGGACCTGATCGGTCAGGCCAAAGGCATTCTGATGGAGCGACACCGCATCACCGCAGACGCGGCGTTCGAGATGCTCGTCGAGATCTCGCAGCGGGTCAACCGGAAAGTGGTCGCCATCGCCGAGATGATCGCGACCACCGGGCAGGTGCCCAGCTAG
- a CDS encoding SigB/SigF/SigG family RNA polymerase sigma factor, translating to MTTYQLGATLDPRPQRATTHQVTRLETTPSSVDEDGIHDMFHLLAAAAKTSHEYIRLREAIVERCLPLAENIARRYARRGMEMDDLTQVARVGLLAAVDRFDVSRGSTFIGFAVPTIMGEVRRHFRDHAWTVHVPRRIRDRHVAITKATVNLTQTLQRAPTATELSGALGIDRDEVIESLVAADAYSPPSLDRPVEGSDGRSTVGDAIGVIDSRLDHITDRVALEPLIAALTERQREVLYLRFFASMTQSQIAERIGVSQMHVSRILAATLRELRAQLE from the coding sequence ATGACCACCTATCAGCTCGGCGCCACCCTCGACCCCCGTCCTCAACGCGCGACCACACACCAGGTCACACGCCTCGAGACGACCCCCTCCTCGGTCGACGAGGATGGCATCCACGACATGTTCCACCTGCTCGCCGCGGCGGCGAAGACGTCACACGAGTACATCCGCCTGCGCGAAGCCATCGTCGAGCGGTGCCTGCCGCTGGCCGAGAACATCGCGCGCCGCTACGCGCGGCGCGGAATGGAGATGGACGACCTGACGCAGGTCGCCCGCGTGGGACTGCTCGCCGCCGTCGACAGATTCGACGTGAGCAGAGGCAGCACGTTCATCGGCTTCGCCGTCCCCACCATCATGGGGGAGGTTCGCCGGCACTTCCGCGATCACGCATGGACCGTCCACGTGCCGCGCCGGATCCGGGATCGGCACGTCGCCATCACGAAGGCCACGGTCAATCTGACGCAGACGCTGCAACGGGCCCCCACGGCCACGGAACTGTCCGGGGCGCTCGGCATCGACCGCGACGAGGTGATCGAGAGCCTCGTGGCCGCCGACGCCTATTCGCCGCCGTCGCTGGATCGCCCGGTGGAAGGCTCCGACGGACGGTCCACGGTCGGTGACGCCATCGGCGTGATCGACAGCCGGCTGGATCACATCACCGACCGCGTGGCACTCGAACCGCTCATCGCGGCGTTGACCGAGCGGCAGCGGGAGGTCCTGTACCTGCGGTTCTTCGCGTCGATGACGCAGTCGCAGATCGCCGAGCGCATCGGAGTGTCGCAGATGCATGTGTCTCGCATCCTGGCGGCGACGCTGCGCGAGCTTCGCGCGCAACTCGAGTAG
- a CDS encoding TOBE domain-containing protein: protein MPALRVKDAAAILGVSDDTVRRWIDSGMLASHKDESGRKVIAGDVLAAFAREHAAPPPDPLGVGSSARNRFVGLVTKVTADQVMCEVQMQCGPFTVVSLMSTESANQLGLEPGVLAVAVIKATNVIVETPGGSS, encoded by the coding sequence ATGCCTGCACTACGGGTCAAGGATGCGGCGGCGATCCTGGGGGTCAGCGACGACACCGTCAGGCGCTGGATCGACAGCGGCATGCTGGCATCCCACAAAGACGAGTCGGGCCGCAAGGTGATCGCCGGAGACGTGCTGGCCGCCTTCGCCCGCGAACACGCGGCGCCGCCGCCGGACCCGCTCGGTGTCGGCAGTTCGGCACGCAACCGCTTCGTCGGCCTGGTCACGAAAGTGACGGCCGACCAGGTGATGTGCGAAGTGCAGATGCAGTGCGGCCCGTTCACCGTCGTCTCGTTGATGAGCACCGAGTCGGCCAACCAGCTCGGTCTCGAACCCGGGGTGTTGGCGGTCGCGGTCATCAAAGCGACCAACGTCATCGTCGAAACGCCCGGAGGCAGCTCGTGA
- a CDS encoding ABC transporter permease — MRLSRDTTGVVAVAVPTWVYVPATVGALFVVTPLIAILLKIDWAHFVPLITSESSRAALLLSLKTATASTAVCVVVGVPMALALARGTFRGQSLLRALVLLPLVLPPVVGGIALLYTFGRQGLLGYQLEALGVRIAFSTAAVVLAQSFVSLPFLVVSLEGALRSAGSGYEHVAATLGARPTTVLRTVTVPLVMPGLVSGAVLAFARSLGEFGATLTFAGSLQGVTRTLPLEIYLQRESDADAAVALSLLLIVTAAVIVIASAGRRLTGPL, encoded by the coding sequence GTGAGGCTTTCCCGGGACACGACCGGCGTGGTGGCCGTCGCGGTGCCGACGTGGGTGTACGTGCCCGCGACGGTCGGCGCGCTGTTCGTGGTCACGCCGCTGATCGCCATCCTGCTCAAGATCGACTGGGCCCACTTCGTTCCGCTGATCACCTCCGAATCCTCGCGCGCGGCCCTGCTTTTGAGCCTGAAGACGGCAACCGCCAGTACCGCCGTGTGCGTGGTGGTGGGCGTCCCGATGGCTCTGGCGCTGGCCCGGGGCACCTTCCGCGGGCAGTCGCTGCTGCGCGCCCTCGTGCTGCTACCACTCGTCCTGCCGCCGGTTGTCGGCGGAATCGCGTTGCTGTACACGTTCGGCCGGCAGGGCCTTCTCGGTTATCAGCTCGAGGCGCTGGGTGTTCGCATCGCCTTCTCCACCGCAGCGGTGGTGCTGGCGCAGTCGTTCGTGTCGCTGCCGTTCCTGGTGGTCAGCCTGGAGGGGGCGCTGCGTTCGGCGGGGTCGGGCTACGAGCACGTCGCCGCCACCCTCGGAGCCCGCCCCACGACGGTGCTGCGCACCGTCACCGTGCCGCTGGTGATGCCCGGACTGGTGTCGGGTGCCGTGCTGGCGTTCGCCCGTTCGCTGGGCGAGTTCGGCGCGACGTTGACGTTCGCCGGATCGCTGCAGGGCGTCACGCGCACGTTGCCCCTCGAGATCTACCTTCAGCGGGAATCCGATGCCGACGCCGCGGTGGCGCTGTCGCTGTTGCTGATCGTCACTGCCGCGGTGATCGTGATCGCCTCGGCCGGCCGCCGCCTGACGGGGCCGCTGTGA